In a single window of the Gossypium hirsutum isolate 1008001.06 chromosome D02, Gossypium_hirsutum_v2.1, whole genome shotgun sequence genome:
- the LOC107908373 gene encoding uncharacterized protein, with product MKEKENQTPRKEHRRSLDLANRRSNDSPAKKTSKKIAQKSLIEAFISPIEDDLPNISEESIDFSSISAVSDANFNFETTESIAITSNPLLSSSSETFISSEIGPYSKISAANRDEPIDFSMTGLAEVEIFLDLLKQARFQALNSAHLENKSKKVLDALIEFTIKEFYTMPQEIDKLQEIVSRNAHVRFLCLLTWVVAVSLFSLYLFCYSRPVCSFTGPPPT from the exons atgaaagaaaaagaaaatcaaactcCGCGAAAAGAACACCGACGATCTTTAGATCTCGCCAATCGCCGATCAAATGATTCTCCGGCGAAGAAAACTTCAAAGAAG ATTGCTCAGAAGAGTTTAATCGAAGCATTCATTTCCCCGATCGAAGATGATTTACCTAATATTTCTGAAGAGTCCATtgatttctcttcaatttctgcCGTTTCAGATGCTAATTTCAACTTTGAAACTACTGAG AGCATTGCCATCACATCGAATCCATTACTTTCAAGTTCATCAGAAACTTTCATATCATCTGAAATCGGTCCTTATTCAAAGATAAGCGCTGCAAATAGGGATGAACCAATTGACTTTTCAATGACTGGTTTAGCGGAAGTAGAGATTTTTCTGGATCTTCTAAAACAAGCTCGGTTCCAAGCATTGAATTCTGCTCACTTGGAGAACAAATCCAAGAAGGTTCTAGATGCATTAATCGAGTTCACTATTAAGGAGTTTTACACTATGCCTCAAGAGATAGATAAGCTACAGGAAATTGTTTCTAGAAATGCTCATGTCCGATTTCTCTGCTTATTGACTTGGGTTGTTGCGGTTTCCTTATTTTCCTTGTATTTGTTCTGCTATTCAAGACCCGTTTGCTCTTTCACGGGACCGCCGCCAACTTGA